In Triticum aestivum cultivar Chinese Spring chromosome 5B, IWGSC CS RefSeq v2.1, whole genome shotgun sequence, the following proteins share a genomic window:
- the LOC123114139 gene encoding probable inorganic phosphate transporter 1-8 — MARSEQQGLQVLSALDAAKTQWYHFTAIVVAGMGFFTDAYDLFCISLVTKLLGRIYYTDLSKPDPGTLPPGVAAAVNGVAFCGTLAGQLFFGWLGDKMGRKSVYGMTLILMVICSIGSGLSFAHTPKSVMATLCFFRFWLGFGIGGDYPLSATIMSEYANKKTRGAFIAAVFAMQGFGILAGGIVTLIISSAFRAGFHEPAYQDDRVASTGTEADFVWRIILMLGALPALLTYYWRMKMPETARYTALVAKNAKLAAADMSKVLQVELEDETEKMDELVSRGGANDFGLFSPQFARRHGLHLVGTATTWFLLDIAFYSQNLFQKDIFTSINWIPKARTMSALDEVFRISRAQTLIALCGTVPGYWFTVFLIDVVGRFAIQLMGFFMMTVFMLGLAVPYHHWTTPGNQIGFVVMYAFTFFFANFGPNATTFVVPAEIFPARLRSTCHGISAAAGKAGAMIGAFGFLYAAQDPHKPDAGYRPGIGVRNSLFVLAGVNLLGFMFTFLVPEANGKSLEEMSGEAQDNEEDQARAAAVQPSMA; from the coding sequence ATGGCGCGGTCGGAGCAGCAGGGGCTGCAGGTGCTGAGCGCGTTGGACGCGGCCAAGACGCAGTGGTACCACTTCACGGCCATCGTCGTCGCCGGCATGGGCTTCTTCACCGACGCCTACGACCTCTTCTGCATCTCCCTCGTCACCAAGCTCCTCGGCCGCATCTACTACACCGACCTCTCCAAGCCCGACCCCGGCACGCTGCCCCccggcgtcgccgccgccgtcaacggcGTCGCCTTCTGCGGCACGCTCGCCGGCCAGCTCTTCTTCGGCTGGCTCGGCGACAAGATGGGCCGCAAGAGCGTCTACGGCATGACGCTCATTCTCATGGTCATCTGCTCCATCGGCTCCGGCCTCTCCTTCGCGCACACACCCAAGAGTGTCATGGCCACGCTCTGCTTCTTCCGCTTCTGGCTCGGCTTCGGCATCGGCGGCGACTACCCGCTCTCCGCCACCATCATGTCCGAGTACGCCAACAAGAAGACccgcggcgccttcatcgccgccGTCTTCGCCATGCAGGGCTTCGGCATCCTCGCCGGCGGCATCGTCACCCTCATCATCTCCTCCGCCTTCCGCGCCGGGTTCCACGAGCCGGCCTACCAGGACGACCGCGTCGCCTCCACCGGCACCGAGGCCGACTTCGTGTGGCGCATCATCCTCATGCTCGGCGCCCTCCCGGCCCTGCTCACCTACTACTGGCGGATGAAGATGCCCGAGACGGCCCGCTACACCGCACTCGTCGCCAAGAACgccaagctcgccgccgccgacatgtCCAAGGTGCTGCAGGTGGAGCTGGAGGACGAGACGGAGAAGATGGACGAGCTCGTGAGCCGCGGCGGAGCCAACGACTTCGGGCTCTTCTCGCCGCAGTTCGCGCGGCGGCACGGCCTCCACCTGGTGGGCACGGCCACCACGTGGTTCCTGCTGGACATCGCCTTCTACAGCCAGAACCTGTTCCAGAAGGACATCTTCACGAGCATCAACTGGATCCCCAAGGCGCGCACCATGAGCGCCCTCGACGAGGTCTTCCGCATCTCCCGCGCGCAGACCCTCATCGCCCTCTGCGGCACCGTGCCCGGATACTGGTTCACCGTCTTCCTCATCGACGTCGTCGGCCGCTTCGCCATCCAGCTCATGGGCTTCTTCATGATGACCGTCTTCATGCTCGGCCTCGCCGTGCCCTACCACCACTGGACCACGCCCGGCAACCAGATCGGCTTCGTCGTCATGTACGCCTTCACCTTCTTCTTCGCCAACTTCGGCCCCAACGCCACCACCTTCGTCGTGCCCGCCGAGATCTTCCCCGCCAGGCTGCGCTCCACGTGCCACGGCATCTCCGCCGCCGCGGGCAAGGCCGGCGCCATGATCGGCGCGTTCGGGTTCCTCTACGCGGCGCAGGACCCGCACAAGCCCGACGCCGGGTACAGGCCGGGCATCGGCGTGCGCAACTCCCTCTTCGTGCTGGCCGGGGTCAACCTGCTGGGCTTCATGTTCACCTTCCTGGTGCCGGAGGCCAACGGGAAGTCGCTGGAGGAGATGTCCGGCGAGGCACAGGACAACGAGGAGGACCAGGCACGCGCCGCCGCCGTGCAGCCGTCCATGGCGTAG